From candidate division TA06 bacterium, one genomic window encodes:
- a CDS encoding 50S ribosomal protein L17, translating into MRHLRRGKKLGRTMEHRKALISNLTTALFAKESIITTLPKAWEARRTAERMISFALRGDLAARRHVLKTVKNESVVKKLFEEIAPRFTGRPGGYTRILKLGRRKGDGAETAILELVSLKPKEGKKQKRGRRKKEK; encoded by the coding sequence ATGAGGCATCTTAGGCGAGGGAAAAAACTGGGTAGAACAATGGAGCACAGGAAGGCGCTCATTTCCAATTTGACCACAGCGCTTTTCGCCAAGGAGTCAATCATCACTACTCTTCCTAAGGCCTGGGAGGCCAGGAGAACAGCTGAGAGAATGATAAGTTTTGCTCTTCGTGGAGACCTTGCTGCAAGGCGGCACGTGCTCAAGACGGTCAAGAATGAGTCAGTGGTGAAGAAGCTTTTCGAAGAGATAGCTCCGAGGTTCACTGGTAGGCCCGGTGGATATACTAGAATATTGAAACTGGGCCGGAGAAAGGGCGATGGTGCTGAGACGGCCATACTTGAGCTGGTAAGCCTCAAGCCAAAAGAAGGGAAAAAGCAGAAACGCGGTAGAAGAAAGAAGGAAAAATAA